In the Pocillopora verrucosa isolate sample1 chromosome 4, ASM3666991v2, whole genome shotgun sequence genome, aaaaaatgcaaacaacggtaattttaaattctggatttaaaactttttcccagaaataaaaaataggggataagaaggaaagaaaataagaccGTTTtggtaaccgagcctcctttcgagtgacatgttattgtgtgacaccatcgcaaaaaacgaacgtcaatgattcatttcatctgtcaggatgctctggctcgttctataaaaacaaacttccattcttattgtgaaaggaagacttgtaaAATGTAAGTGTTCCAAGCTGAAATATGGTTATAACTGTCCAGCAATGCCGATGTTTCTGGCAGGAACCTTCGTGAGATGTTTCCACTGTGATTTGGTATACACCGCCTGTAGTGCTGTACTATCGAAGCTgttgtcaagtctctttataacaagattgaggcaaggaaccaatcttagaaaggtgtttttcgccaggCGAGCttaagaaatccagtttacaatctagtataggtcaaagcgataagattttgttggaattatggcttcgataataaaaagcctaattggattatctgcggttgtttacatggcggcattgcgatttgcacgaaatagaccgggctacttcttcgcagtaattaagagccccaaattaatttttatatccatggaaagaacattctttccactttgtaaaaatgctcatctcaagtgattccttgttataccaggtaggaaaaatttttattgaaaaactgctccaaaatgtaatttttaatcaatcaaattttggctattttcaaatattcgccaataattcatagttatgtcaacaagctcgttattagattcaaataattttttaattaacaaatagaaaacccttgactgtgctctgttctgttataaagcacgcaggaagcggctagagcacgaaagaagtgtagggagaaacacgagacgtagtagTTTGAGAATATTTGTATCtactcacgttttaataacgtaaattacggcgcctggtatgtttacaaacctttatttggttcttctgttgctacttgccggctcgcctgttccgaaatttcactttcaattataattatcggaaaaaagctagaaggaagtcccggaaaaggtcgaacatagtacagtttggcagatggcgtgacagctttagctcagctctatgctctatactctcatagagcacgctctttcaaccaatgacaccgcgcgttatatccaaactttattataatacctcgtatacaaataggtaaaattcagaaagacttgctttcttttgcgcttttgaggaataaaggttttgttgccctactcgtcgacttcatttcggccattttatggcggttggggctcgatacagtgtttgatgattttctagaaaataaaaacagctctgaacaaaaacattataccacgtttatagacttaccctaaggtatctctgagcgaaatatgaggatagtgatttttccgatcatgtgccacctcccacgcggtgataaaaaaaattcgctcttaaGTTCTAGAGGAAACTACTTTTTCCGTAACTTTCTTCAATTTccagaaaaaagttaaacatgATCAACACTTGTTTAGAGGcgaagagaaaataaagaaaagcagGGTCCGGTGTAGAATGTGGTCGACACCCTATGCTCCCAACGGAAGCGAAGATCACCCTTTTTACAATCTATGTCTAAATTAAGCAGTTTATCCACATAATTTATCTTATCTGACACAAACCTGGCTGAAAAGTTTCATTAACTACTCCTTCGTTAAATTGATAACAATAACTAGCATAGTAAGAATATACataagaaaagaggaaaatcaaattttaaatagctaaaatataaattaagatACATTGATGATTATTTAATGGTCTGAATAAGACCATGACTATGTTTTagtggaaaaaaagtaaaagaaaaatgacataTGACTGTAGAAACCCTTTTAAAGATCTAGGTCGTATTTAAGGGTGTCTGTTCGATCAAGAGTCATGGTGCAGTTACCTTGACTTTCCATTATAATACAGGGCGAAGCTGCAGACGGCTTTGACCCTGGTAAGATATCTTATACACACAATTGCACTTAATTGGTTAAGATAGTGACGCGAGCTGTCTCAATCTTACCTTTTAGTCTGAGTGAAAACCAATGCATTTTAAATATGTTCTGTCAAACTAACTATCAGCGGAAGCTCAATGATGACAAACTATATTTTCATAAACCTGAGAGAAATGTAGAAAATCACAATTGAGTTAAACGAGGAAAGTAACTTGGCGTGTACCCCTATTTCTCCTTATCTTACCAATGATACACTTGTCATTCAAGAAGATTTTTTGCCAAAGGAGTTCAACGATTTTTTTGCCAaatggcaaaaacaaaatgtCGTTAATGATTTGGGTCCTTAGTATGCCCTTGCTTCGATCTGCGTAAAAAAACCAAGCAACATTTATGGTCGCTATGCTGAAGGCCACGGGGACGAAAAGGCGGAAACAAAAGATAACTAAAGTTCCCTTAAGCATTCTATACACCCACGCGCGACCTCGTATCGTATAACGAAGGTTAATATCATTTAGAAATACAACTAAtatcatcaaagaaaagaaatcgaaGATTTCAAGAATAATTTCTACAAGGAGTAATATGATTACATTACAGTCACTTGCACTATCGCACGAATTGTAAATTCTATGTAAACTGTAGATATTGAGTGAGGCACCTATCAAAtagaatagaaaaaataaaaacagagtcCAAAAATTTGGCAGACAACACAGATCTTTAACAACTGTTGAGAAACCGACGAATGATGGGGATTTTACGATGatcatcaggaaaaaaaaacaattcacaatttCTACTACAATCAAGGAAATAGTCACACTCATTTCGTATTTAAGAGTATCATAGTCTCCGCTCAATTTCATAAGGAAAGGTACTAGGCTTATTATGAGCAAAACCACCTCAGCAAAAGACAGTAAAGAAAGGCCAATCAGTAAGAAATGGCGACAGTTGAAATTTTCACAGCTTCTGAGTTGGCGTATTGCTGAACTAGCCTCTCGTACTAGCGGTGTGTTCTCGTCGGCAGGTAAGCTGTTTCCTCTGTATTCACTCGCAACGATTTCTGAGCTGTGACCCGCTTCTGTTGGCATGTTTccttgcaaaaaaacaaacaacattaAGTGGACAAACCAACATATGTCCGCAAAATCTGAAAAATGATAATCGAAACAGCCATAAATGTAGTATATATCAGTTCTTACACTCGAATGTCCCATGACAAAGACAACAAGGTAGACGAGCTGATCTGAGAAAATGGGTCATGCGCTTTCAAGGTCAACAGAATAACATATGGGCGTCTAGCCTACCCCTCAGGTGATGTTCTCATGATCCAGCATCTACACACAGTTAGGAAAAGGGTAGGCAAGAGAGCCTCGTGCGAAAACATCATGGCTCATATAAGAAGTTTCATCGATTAAGGAATATTGTTACAGATGGAGTCGCTTTTTAAACGCTGGTTACGAAGCTTTTTTATAACGTAAAAGTGCATGGAAGATCTATGAACTGATGATAATGTTGGGATACTACAAGCTTGGAGAAAACATTACcactataaaacaaaattagagaaaaaactCCACTTACGCAgtctttgaataaaaaatgtCCTTTCAACTATTGACACGTCTTCTTTGAAGCGATACCTGCATAAAATTATATAAAGATGCGACGTTGAAGTCAAGCTAAAGAAACCCCAGTATCCATAAcgatagccttatgatagccttatgaaagcCTTTCGTTCTTAAAACACGACAACGGAATCATTTGAAAAAGTCCACTAATGAAATTACCTTGTAACGACGTCTACAGTTTGGGATTCAACCTCAAGAACTGAGCTGAGGATGAGACAAGAACATTTGAAAGGTAAGACCATAATACAGGCCATCGTCATAAAATAATGTACTACTttattcacctttttttttttctttccagtggaTGAGTGATCGGCTGCAAAAGGTTCGAGCACAGGGTACTTAAATTTTGAGCCAAGTTAGCAGTAGTATCGAATTCTTAATTCATCTTTGGATTAAACCTTGAACTAGGGAGACTTACTTTTGACAAATAGTTACCGCTGTTAAACTCTAGACCTTAAATAAATCGTAATCAGTAAGGCTTGTAAGGGGTATGGTTGACGTCCCCGTAACATCAAGTGAACACTCGCATATAGGAAGTAGAACAAccaaaacaaggcaaaaaagtgaaaagaagcTTTTCTCGGGTGGTTTGGCTTTTGGGATTGTGGTGTGCTAAGAACTTTAGAGAATTATTTCGAGGGGTTTATAATCAAGGCCAACCACTATAGACCCAATTCCTCGCTTTATATTACAGCTTTGAGTGTAAAAATTGCTATCTGTTCagattttgataagttttgcaAGAGGAAATACCCAAAGTGTTGATCTGCAGCGACCGGACTTTCTGTGAATTAAATCGTAACTGCGTCAAATCCTGGACTTTCGCCAAAATTGTTCTTACCAAAATGAGACATTACGTCATACTTTGCTAACTGACTGAGCTAGGTTATTTAAAGATTACATTGGCGTACTTTCCAGAACAAACGGTCTATGAATAACTATTGTATCGGTTCTGACAGCTGTTATTCACAGTGTTCGGAATGCACACGcggtttaaaagaaaagggagTTTTTCGGTAGTCGTGTATCGTTTTAATTAAATATCATTTTGTTTGCATTCAGAGTTTCAGTGTTCATTTAAGCATAAACACCACATCTAACGACGAAGATCAAGCATAAAACACGCAGAGAGCACTCCAAAAAGATCTGAAGGAATTTTCGAAGCGATTTCCAAAGAAATGTCCAAAACAACTGCTAAAGGAGTAATTCGTCCTCAAGATTTCTGTGACCACTGATCATTCTCTCCTGAAGTCTTAGCAAACAATATGACCATTTAAGGCCCAAGGCTTTGTTAAGAAATTGTTACTTCGACATGATTTCGCGGCGCAAATCTCAAAACACATCGATCAATCTCTTTACTCTACACAGCACTTGTAGAAACGGCTATATATTCAGTTTGTGACATGCATTCCAGATCTGGTGACTGACTTTACCGATTTCTTACTTCTTATTCAATCCCGATTATTAAATGACAAGTTTGACCGATTAAAGAATACCAGCACAGATGGAGTGAAACGCTTACGAACGTTGGGTATCGagtttttttgttaactttacAGTACACTTACTGCATGGAAGATCAGTGAACTGACAAATTTGCTGAAATACTGCGAACTTAATAAAACATTACTATCAAACAAGTTTGGGAGAGTAAAAAGACCTTACTTTGAATCTTAGATTAAACTCCTGTTTAGCCCTGAATTTTTCTCGGGCTTTATATTtccactactgcttaagtagtgtttatcACTGCCAAGGTCACTCTTACATGCATTTATCAggtcaaatgaaaaacttgaaactCGAGTTTCCATCATCAAAACTATCTATATATCTGCTTTGCTTGTCCTGAAAATTGCATGATTGCATTAGTTTCTGTAGTTAAGAGTAATCGAGTCAGTCGAAATACATTTTGAATACGTTAAACATCACTTAAAACGGTCTAAACTATAATTACCTGATTCGATATGAAGAAAGAGAGTTATTCAGCTGATGCCTCCTCTTTGAGCcaataactaaaaaattaaCACGACAGAGTTATTTAACTGATGCCTCCTCTTTGAGccaataactaaaaaaattaacacactACGATATCATTTGGATGACCCTCGGAAGGTTGAGTGATttcaactgaaatgaacttGCATGAGGAATGAATTTGCACTCACATCTCCCTTGTTGAAATAAACATAGTGTAAatggtgataataataataacagtaaatatgaaaatgaGCATGAAAACTAGTATAACAatcgttattgttattgttaataaCGTTAagtatattattattattatcatcatggATAGCGCTCACATCAGTTTAATTTCAGCCGGAATATCTTTATCCTGTGGCAAAGGTCGCATGGATATAAGAGTTGTGTTTCAAACACAAACACGACCGCTGCTTCGTCGACAATGACATTTCTGTTTACGAAATTTAGATCACTACACTTTTTGCCAGTGAAGTCTAGTCGGAAACCGAGCACCTCAGTGATCATAATTTACTTATATACAATAGGACAACTATTGGTAATTTACAAAGTTCCCTAAAATGATCAGGGCAAACCTCATGCGAAACCTGTTTCATCGCCCTGTCGAGGGATAGCAGAAATGGCTTATTCAATGGCAATCTTTAACAGTTAAAGAATCCTCCACTTTGGTCCTCGTATGTTCTGCTACAAGGCGAGCAGGAGGCAGCCAGACAAGGAGGAAGCGTTTGGAGAAACACTATATGCTGTCTAGTGTTACTTTTTAGTCCTTGATTATTTCGAGGGGTTTATAATCAAGGCGAACAACTATAGACCCAATTGCTATCTATTCagattttgataagtttttgCAAGAGGAGATACTCACAGTGTTGATATGCACCGGCCTGACTTTCTGTGAATCAAATCGTAACTGCGTTCAAATCCTGGACTTTCGCTAAAATTGTTCTTACCAAAATAAGACATTACGTCATGTTTTGCTAACTGACTGAGCTAGGTTATTTTAAGATTACATTGACCTACTTCCCTGAACAAACGGTTTATGAACAACTATTGTAGTGTTTCTGACAGCTGTCAATCAGAGTGTTCGGAATGCATACGCGGTCCAAAAGAAAAGGGAGTTTTTCGGTAGTCTTGTATCGTCTTGCATGTTgattaagtgccgctctcgctaagagcggtcctaTCGACTTCCCgtcagaaaaaagttttcttttctttcttttcttttttgcccatgaaaagggtttaggacacatgtttcaaaaatagtttagttgttctccaattctctttttttgcgtcgtcacaagccaaaaatgatttttggcgAGAacacccgtgtggacagcgggtgtctacaaaacgaagaccgaagaccgaaaaACGATGACCCTAATTTTTTTGCCCGAATAATAAGGCACGGACAGCTCAAAAACCAAGCCAAAGCGTTCCTCAGCGCAAACAGATGTGAAAATAACGGGgatcttcgttttgtagaaaagaccccCTGAATCTAAAAAAGGAAGACCCTTACTAAAACGCTTTGTTAGACCCTAATTGACCCGTAATCAAGgaggtcttcgttttgtagaaaagaccccCTGAATCTATAAAACGAAGACCCTCACTAAAACGGTTTGTCAGACGCCAATTGACGCGAAATCaatggggtcttcgttttgtagaaaaagcCCCCTGAATCTATAAAACGAAGATTCTTGctaaaacgctttgtcagaccccggggaagggggggggggactcCTATACATTGCCTATAGGGGTATGTGCTTCCCGACGGGGTCATGATTTCGGAGctaaaacgctttgtcagacgccaactgacgcgaaatcaagggggtcttcgttttgtagaaaaaacCCCCTGAATCTTTACAACGAAGACCCTTGCTAAAACGCCTTGTCAGACTCCAAATGACACGAAATCAttagggtcttcgttttgtagaattCGAAATGACCGTGTAAATATACAAAACGAATACCCTCGATTGGATAGTTCCCTTTGGCAATGAAAGTTAGacacaaaaagaataaaatattgttttatttgtggTTATGCAATTCTGGAATTATAGAAACTATACACAGGGAAAATGTCTTCGATTCctgataaaattaacaaagttttAAATACTCATTCCTATTTAAAAAACATTAACAGAAACTAAAGTAAACATTGATGTGCTAATTATCAAACTACAGTGAAATTGAAATCCTCTGTATCACATTTGCAGTGATGTATAAGTATGTATAAAGTATGTATACAGGCATGCGTGTTCTCCCTACTAGTGACATAAGCTAGAATATACGAGGAACTAATTCATACTAGGAAAAATGGCTGCGATCCTAATTTACAGGGTTATTATTCTAACAGCAATTACAGGGGAAAAATGGTACTCATGTTTCCTTCGAAATATCTCGTCTTAATAGCTCGCTTTCAAAGTGCACATTTTGCCAGCGGGTTGAGAGTGATGCACCAAAGCAAAGCTTTGCGAAATATGAGCACATAACCTAATGTATAAGGCCTATTCAGCCAATTATATTAGGATCAGTATTAAGTCACGCAAGAATGCACAGAACAAAACTTCCTTTACATAATATGTGCAATTTTTATAGTGTCTTTTTATATTCAGTTATAACCTGTCAGTTTTAAGAATCCTTGTTTGAAAGCGTTAAAATTGAGGCACAGCATGCAGAAACCTCGGCATCACTGCTTCTATTTAAGAGATTCCAGGCAAGATAAGCACAGTTTCTAAACTCTTATATCTACCTTGACTTAACAATAGGTACCTAAAGAAATTGATCATAATACTATACTTCTAACATAAAGCTTTTTGCAGAGATCATTCCGTGCGGAAAATCGTATCTCAAGGAAGCGTAAATTACTGTACTATGTCTTTTCGGACCAACAATTGTATCAAAAGCATATCAATGTAATCGTGAActctaaaatttaattaatattgtTTACATAATGAAGTAAAACTacgtttgaaaataaactttaagtGCAAGCGCGTGAGCCGATCTGAAGCTTTCTCAAGCCATGCACGATCTCaaataaatcaaggaaaacCGTTTTACATCGGCGATAGCTTCATTTTCGAGGAATTCGGAAATAAAAGCTTGCACCATAGCTGACTCAGTGACAGGTTTCGCATATGGTTTATGTCAGTGGGCGACAGGATCGGAAACCGAAGCTCCGTCATAAAATTGGATAGCTCGTTCTAAATCAGGAGCTCCGAAATCATGACCCCGTCGGGCAGCACATACCCCTATAGGCAATGTATAGgagtccccccccccttccccggggtctgacaaagcgttttagCAAGGATCTTCGTTTTATAGATTCACGGGgctttttctacaaaacgaagaccccattGATTTCGCGTCAATTGGCGTCTGACAAA is a window encoding:
- the LOC136280104 gene encoding uncharacterized protein, producing MPTEAGHSSEIVASEYRGNSLPADENTPLVREASSAIRQLRSCENFNCRHFLLIGLSLLSFAEVVLLIISLVPFLMKLSGDYDTLKYEMSVTISLIVVEIVNCFFFLMIIVPHSISTVYIEFTIRAIVQVTVM